A section of the Desulfobulbaceae bacterium genome encodes:
- a CDS encoding WecB/TagA/CpsF family glycosyltransferase: VAGKVKRAPLFMQDISLEWLYRVYQEPRRMWKRYLITNLRYCFLLLKELLTPRK; this comes from the coding sequence TCGTGGCCGGCAAGGTAAAAAGGGCACCGCTCTTTATGCAGGATATCAGCCTCGAATGGCTCTACAGAGTCTATCAAGAACCGCGGCGGATGTGGAAAAGATACCTGATCACCAATCTAAGATATTGTTTCTTACTACTAAAAGAACTGCTGACTCCGCGAAAATAA
- a CDS encoding class II fructose-bisphosphate aldolase gives MAIVSMNDLLKPAFKERYGVAAFNIINDVSMLAVLKAAEELNSPVIIQVSVKTVKYWGAKMIQYMFSEMAKGVSIPATLHLDHCPYPEVIKECLNAGWNSVLYDGSSVSFTECMQKTKEIVKMAHDMGATVEGEVEAVKGVEDGIGSDDDGPIIPLEQAVQFINETGIDCFAPAIGTAHGTYKGEPVINSARVSEIIAAVKIPLVLHGGTGLSQKVFTDLINRGMAKVNISTQLKIEYADSLNKYLSAKPHEYNPIKLIDASLLGMKDMVKGFIKIFGSEGKA, from the coding sequence ATGGCTATAGTTTCAATGAATGATTTGCTGAAACCAGCTTTTAAAGAGCGTTACGGAGTAGCAGCCTTCAATATTATCAATGATGTCAGCATGCTGGCAGTTTTAAAAGCAGCTGAAGAATTAAATTCTCCTGTCATCATCCAAGTATCTGTAAAAACTGTAAAGTACTGGGGCGCAAAAATGATCCAGTATATGTTTAGCGAAATGGCCAAAGGTGTCAGCATCCCAGCTACTCTTCATTTAGATCACTGCCCCTATCCAGAGGTCATCAAAGAATGTCTGAATGCTGGCTGGAATTCTGTGCTCTATGATGGATCTAGCGTCAGCTTTACAGAATGTATGCAAAAGACCAAGGAAATCGTAAAAATGGCACATGACATGGGTGCCACTGTGGAAGGTGAAGTGGAAGCCGTGAAAGGCGTAGAAGATGGTATTGGCAGCGATGACGACGGTCCAATCATTCCTTTGGAACAGGCAGTACAATTCATTAATGAAACCGGCATTGATTGCTTTGCCCCTGCTATTGGCACAGCACACGGAACCTATAAAGGCGAGCCGGTGATTAACTCCGCAAGAGTTTCCGAAATTATCGCCGCCGTTAAGATTCCTTTAGTCTTACACGGTGGCACCGGTTTAAGTCAAAAAGTCTTTACTGACCTAATCAACCGTGGTATGGCCAAGGTTAATATTTCTACTCAATTAAAAATTGAATATGCCGACAGTTTGAACAAATACCTGAGTGCCAAACCGCATGAATACAATCCTATCAAACTGATCGACGCCAGTTTATTGGGCATGAAAGATATGGTCAAAGGCTTTATTAAAATCTTCGGCTCGGAGGGTAAAGCTTAA
- a CDS encoding HAD-IA family hydrolase has product MDKNNVLLFDCDGVLGDTERYGHLPAFNKMWAEKGVDWKWSVEQYGDKLKIGGGKERMLSLFADEDFLSIFKKPCNSVEIDEIIKSWHKSKTAIYKDIIFSGKVPARPGIPRLIKEAIDAGWTCAMCSTSAVESVEAVLVHAVGQDYAKRFAGIFAGDMVKAKKPAPDVYLLAVKELGIKPENCVVVEDSENGLKAAKAAQMKCLVTVNGYTKDENFGGASLVVSCLGDETEKCQVLANPFNLKIDNNIDLDIIKQIKKL; this is encoded by the coding sequence ATGGACAAAAATAATGTATTACTATTTGACTGCGATGGAGTTTTAGGAGACACCGAACGCTACGGTCATTTGCCTGCTTTTAACAAAATGTGGGCTGAAAAAGGCGTTGATTGGAAATGGTCGGTAGAACAATATGGCGATAAATTAAAAATCGGCGGCGGTAAAGAAAGGATGTTAAGCCTCTTTGCCGATGAAGATTTTTTAAGCATTTTCAAAAAACCTTGCAACAGTGTGGAGATCGATGAAATAATCAAGTCTTGGCATAAATCAAAAACAGCCATTTATAAAGATATCATCTTTTCGGGAAAAGTGCCAGCCCGTCCCGGCATTCCGCGCCTGATTAAAGAAGCTATTGACGCTGGTTGGACTTGCGCTATGTGCTCAACTTCTGCGGTGGAATCTGTTGAAGCCGTTCTAGTACATGCTGTCGGCCAAGACTATGCCAAGCGTTTTGCTGGAATTTTTGCCGGCGACATGGTTAAAGCCAAAAAACCAGCCCCTGATGTTTATCTGCTGGCCGTGAAAGAATTGGGCATAAAACCTGAAAATTGTGTTGTCGTGGAAGATTCTGAAAACGGCTTAAAAGCTGCTAAAGCGGCACAAATGAAATGCTTGGTCACAGTCAATGGTTACACTAAAGACGAAAATTTTGGCGGAGCTTCTTTGGTGGTCAGTTGCTTAGGCGATGAAACAGAAAAATGCCAAGTCCTTGCCAATCCCTTTAATTTGAAAATAGATAATAATATTGACCTCGATATCATCAAGCAAATAAAAAAATTATAG